From Triticum aestivum cultivar Chinese Spring chromosome 7B, IWGSC CS RefSeq v2.1, whole genome shotgun sequence:
ccttcccaaatcCATGTCCAGGCCAAAAGCTAGGCAAACAACAAAACAGTAACCATGTTGTTTTTGCAATTACAATATGCTCAATCTGTGGGGATACCAGACATTGCTCCGAACAAAGAATCAAGTTAGCAGGAGTGTAGGCACCAGCGGACTGAACTGCATCACTAAAGTTGGTTCAGAAATCAACTGACAAATAATGCAGCCTAGGAAAGAGCCATTTCTTTCTTTGTGTTTGCTCACCCAGCAATAAGACTTCTTAGTGCAGCTGGTATTTTCTTTGCATTGATGCAatttttcagtccctcggttaccAGGCAGAATAAACAAAGGATTTCAAATGCAGAAAACTGAATAGCTACAGCAAAAGCAGATAAAAACTCGCTAAGTAGCACTGCATCACCGAAATCCTGAGGATTATAACATAAAAAACAGACATTACAATAGTCTGATTGGAACTCTGAATACACTAAAATGTTTAGAAATGAGACGCACTAATATTGGGATTTAGGACACATAATCCTTCATAGTATCATGGACAAGAAAACCAGACTTCAGAACAATAATTTAGCCACATGAAACCAATTCGTCTGCATTACGATATctaaacaaacaaaaaaaatagtaACCATGTTCTTTGAAAACTGCAGTATGCTTAACATCTAAGGTTTCCGGGGATTGCTCCAAACAGAAAATCAAGCTAGCAGGAGCAAGGGCTGTAGGTAAAACTACTGCCCATCTGCACCTGCTAATGAGTCTGAGAAAAGTGGAACATAGGGTAGATAGTTCGATGTCTTTTTTTCCCCAAGATTAAGGATTCGATGGAATTTCTGATGctgcatactccctccattcccttatacaaggccacaaacttaaATTACAGGTACCTAGGTAAAACTCAATGACTACTTTGCAAGCCAACTTTTCTTTTTTTTAACTGGGACCATTAATACGcccacatgcatgcaaggaaggaatgagaaggaagtagcataatgtcattatgactacatgcatgcaagtattaaacaagtttctactacgagaaaacatcattaaattttgcctcgggtactgttagtggccttgtatagatgcaaaatgtatttttcatagtggccttgtataagggaacgAAACTGCTGTGTGGACGACAATAGCCGAACGAACTGCGCACGATGGAGTATTTAACGGTGTAGGTTCACTTTGAATCGACGCATGGACGGGTTGATGTGCTTCATCGTGCGGAGATCGTCCACAACCGTCGTGTGTGTAGCAGAGTATCGTATGATGCCAATGCATCGACATCACATGGGcagcccagtgcatgtagctcccgcttgcgcagggtccggggaagggtccaaTGTGCTTCCAGAAAAATGGTGTCACAGTCTGGATGAAAAGCAGCCACCTTGTAATCCACCCCATTTATGTTCCGCAACTCATCATTGCTGACACTATTCTTCAAGACCCATTCTTTACTATCATAATCCTCCATGAACCAGACTGATGCTACCTTGGTGTTCTCCTTTTTCTTCTTGATCCTGGGCATCGAAAAGTAGTGCAAGCACCCCTGTGATAAACCAATTCTACCACAAGCCAAACCATCGGACGGGACACGGTTAGTCTTCCACACCTTCCCCTCCATGTCCACTGCTACCAGCACAAAATCGTCGTTCACGTTAAGGGGGCACAGCCAACCAAGCAAGTGCAGCATTCCATGAAAGAAGACACTTGTAGCGCCACATTTCAGAAGAATTTTTTCAACCAAGAGGCTTTCTCTACGAATCCAAGCTCCAGATTTCGAAGAGTAGATGCTCACTCCTGTGATGCATCCCCCCCAACGGGCCCCCTTAAACTGAAGAACGTGGAAATGTGACGAGACTGCTGGATCAAAAGCCAAACGAG
This genomic window contains:
- the LOC123160794 gene encoding F-box protein At5g07610-like → MEWKISRKKKEASTTDAPAEAAAFLTDDLILEILSRLPARSVHRFKCVSPSWRDLIADPVNRKKLPHTLAGFLYSTYDRVGPRFNYFRFADFSIGAALPVDMSLPFLPPNKYLHVLDTCNGLLLCLCSMAPSSPSTDEKAPVELHAHFVVCNPATRRWVALPPGSLAPDEPLTLARLAFDPAVSSHFHVLQFKGARWGGCITGVSIYSSKSGAWIRRESLLVEKILLKCGATSVFFHGMLHLLGWLCPLNVNDDFVLVAVDMEGKVWKTNRVPSDGLACGRIGLSQGCLHYFSMPRIKKKKENTKVASVWFMEDYDSKEWVLKNSVSNDELRNINGVDYKVAAFHPDCDTIFLEAHWTLPRTLRKRELHALGCPCDVDALASYDTLLHTRRLWTISAR